One genomic window of Streptomyces sp. NBC_01498 includes the following:
- a CDS encoding thioesterase II family protein, which yields MIPDPDDVVWTLDAADATEVRTSLLVLPHAGGNAHAYTEWRAFLPADVRLLIGQYPGRGARFSDPLPTGVDDLVGPIVESLPAGTDDLVVLGHSMGSLVAFEVTRALTLAGRAPRALIASACRAPFVANPSTVHPERLTDDELVAAIKARGGTDDGILDEPELREIIIPSVRADFAIDDVYRYTGPSPALSCPVTAIGGTEDPVVPLDALTRWAEITDGPAAFEILPGGHFYFQQQLERFFTLVNSVLSGAPTPHEFA from the coding sequence GTGATTCCCGATCCCGACGACGTGGTGTGGACGCTCGACGCCGCCGACGCCACCGAGGTACGTACGTCCCTCCTGGTCCTCCCGCACGCCGGCGGCAACGCCCACGCGTACACGGAGTGGCGCGCGTTCCTGCCCGCCGACGTGCGGCTGCTCATCGGCCAGTACCCCGGCCGCGGTGCCCGCTTCTCCGACCCGCTGCCCACCGGCGTGGACGACCTGGTCGGCCCGATCGTGGAGAGCCTGCCGGCCGGAACCGACGACCTGGTGGTGCTCGGACACAGCATGGGCTCGCTGGTCGCCTTCGAGGTGACGCGCGCCCTCACCCTGGCCGGCCGCGCCCCGCGCGCCCTCATCGCCTCGGCGTGCCGCGCGCCGTTCGTGGCCAACCCCAGCACGGTCCACCCCGAACGGCTCACCGACGACGAACTGGTCGCCGCCATCAAGGCGCGCGGCGGCACCGACGACGGCATCCTCGACGAACCCGAGCTGCGCGAGATCATCATCCCGTCCGTCCGCGCCGACTTCGCGATCGACGACGTCTACCGCTACACCGGTCCCTCCCCCGCGCTGAGCTGCCCGGTGACCGCGATCGGCGGCACCGAGGACCCCGTCGTCCCGCTCGACGCGCTCACGCGGTGGGCCGAGATCACCGACGGCCCGGCCGCGTTCGAGATCCTGCCGGGCGGCCACTTCTACTTCCAGCAGCAGCTGGAGCGCTTCTTCACCCTCGTCAACTCCGTGCTCTCCGGGGCGCCCACCCCGCACGAATTCGCCTGA
- a CDS encoding TauD/TfdA family dioxygenase, translating into MSPTATAAPAAATLATATALDVSREAGKPAVLRAPSFAGIDPAIDWLTEQRAAVKDELHRSGALLIRGLGVDDAADFGRVRDVLMPRRAGYKEKATPRTDFGEGVFSSTDLPAVQPIRLHNENSYTLDFPGTLLFGCVVAPTEDGATTVGDMREALRLLPADLRDRFMAKGWLLTRNFSELAGLPWQKSFATEDPAVAEAYCRENAIGYEWLPDGALRTRQRRSAVVTHPVTGEKSWFNHFAFWNNRTLDPDVREVLLETYGDDGLPFDTYLGDGTRLTDDEVDAINEVYDRVTVRETWQRGDVMLVDNVLNAHGRESFKGDRKILVAMGDPITLAECRPETAPATTASGE; encoded by the coding sequence ATGTCGCCCACGGCCACCGCCGCTCCCGCCGCCGCCACCCTCGCCACCGCCACCGCTCTCGACGTCAGCAGGGAAGCGGGCAAGCCCGCGGTCCTGCGGGCCCCCTCGTTCGCCGGGATCGATCCGGCGATCGACTGGCTCACCGAGCAGCGGGCCGCGGTCAAGGACGAACTCCACCGCTCCGGCGCGCTGTTGATCCGCGGGCTGGGGGTGGACGACGCGGCCGACTTCGGCCGGGTGCGTGATGTCCTCATGCCGCGCAGAGCCGGCTACAAGGAGAAGGCCACGCCGCGCACGGACTTCGGCGAGGGTGTGTTCTCCTCGACCGACCTGCCCGCCGTCCAGCCGATCCGGCTGCACAACGAGAACAGCTACACCCTCGACTTCCCCGGCACCCTGCTGTTCGGCTGTGTCGTCGCCCCCACCGAGGACGGCGCGACCACGGTCGGCGACATGCGCGAGGCGCTGCGTCTGCTGCCCGCCGATCTGCGGGACCGGTTCATGGCCAAGGGCTGGCTGCTGACGCGTAACTTCTCCGAACTGGCCGGGCTGCCCTGGCAGAAGAGTTTCGCCACCGAGGACCCCGCCGTGGCGGAGGCGTACTGCCGGGAGAACGCCATCGGCTACGAGTGGCTGCCGGACGGCGCGCTGCGCACCCGCCAGCGGCGTTCGGCGGTCGTGACCCACCCGGTCACCGGGGAGAAGTCGTGGTTCAACCACTTCGCGTTCTGGAACAACCGGACACTCGACCCCGACGTCCGTGAGGTGCTGCTGGAGACGTACGGGGACGACGGGCTGCCGTTCGACACGTACCTGGGCGACGGGACACGGCTGACCGACGACGAGGTCGACGCGATCAACGAGGTGTACGACCGGGTCACCGTCCGGGAGACCTGGCAGCGCGGCGACGTCATGCTGGTGGACAACGTGCTCAACGCCCACGGCCGGGAGTCCTTCAAGGGCGACCGGAAGATCCTGGTGGCCATGGGCGACCCGATCACCCTGGCCGAGTGCCGTCCCGAGACCGCGCCGGCGACGACCGCGTCCGGGGAGTGA